Within the Geotoga petraea genome, the region CATTTTGAAAGGAGGGCATTCTAGTGCCAGAAAAATATTTTGAAGTAAGATGGCATGCAAGAGCAGGACAAGGAGCAAAAAGTGCTTCCCAATTCTTAGCTGAAGCTGCTCTTGATGCTGGCAAATATTCAACTTCATTTCCTGAATACGGAGCTGAAAGATCAGGTGCACCAATGAAGGCTTTCAACAGAATTTCTGATATTCCTGTAAGAGTTAGGAGTAATGTTGAAAAACCTGATATTGTATTAGTCATTGATGATACTTTACTTGGCAATCCTGAATTAACAGCTGGGTTAGATGAAGACAAACCGTTAGTTGTAAACACCCTTATGGAACCATCCAAGGTTAGAGAATTAACGGGATTTAAAGGTAAAATTGCTGTTGTACCAGCAACAGATATTGCACTAGAAGAAATAAAAAGAGGTATCCCAAACACGGTAATGATTGGTGCTTTGGTTAAATTAACAGAAATTGTACCTCTTGATTCAGTTAAAGAAAAAGTTACTGCAGCCTTTTCTCATAAATTCTCTGACGAGGTTGTTGAAGCTAACATGAGAGCTCTTGAAAGAGGTTACCAGGAGGTGAAAATCGATGGCTGATGCAAAAGGTTGGAAAGAAGTACCTATTGGCGGTGTCGTTGATAGACCAGGAACAGCCAGAGAATACAAAACTGGAACATGGAGAGTAATGAGACCTATAGTCGATCAAGATAAATGTATTGATTGTATGCAATGCTGGTTATATTGCCCTGACATGGCAATAGAAGGTAAAATGAAAGAAGATAAAAGAAGACCTAAAATGATTGGCATCAACTATGACTATTGCAAAGGTTGTGGAACTTGTGCAAAAGTATGTCCTGTTAATGCCATTGATATGAAATCTGAAAACGAATTTTTGAAGTAAAGGAGGTAATATTTAATGCCTAATAAATTAGCTGTTACTGGAGCAAATGCAGTTGCTCATGCTATGAGACAAATAAATCCGGATGTAGTTGCTGCTTATCCAATAACTCCACAAACACCAATTGTTCAATATTATGCAGATTTTGTTGCAAACGGAATTGTAGATACAGTAATGGTACCAGTTGAATCAGAACACTCAGCTATGAGTGCTGTTGTAGGCTCTGCTGCTGCTGGTGCAAGAACTATGACTGCCACTGCAGCAAATGGTTTAGCACTTATGACAGAAATCGTTTATATTGCAGCATCATATAGATTACCAATCGTTATGCCTATTGTAAACAGAGCTTTATCTGGTCCTATTAACATTCACTGTGACCACAGTGATGCCATGCTTGTTAGAGATTCAGGTTGGTTACAATTTTTTTCTGAAGATCATCAAGAAGCTTATGATTTAACTATAATTGCTACAAAAATCGCAGAAAATGATGATGTTTTATTGCCAGCTATGGTTAACTTAGATGGATTTATCACATCTCATGGTGTTGATATATTTGAAATGTTGGATGACGAAGTTGTTAGAGACTTTGTTGGACAATGGGAACCAAAATATCCATTGTTAAATACTGAAAAACCAGTAACTCTTGGTTCATTGGATCTTTTTGATTACTACTATGAACATCACAGACAACAAGAAATTGGTATGGAAAAAGCTTATGAACTTTTACCAGGGGTCTTTGAAGAGTTTGAAAAAATTTCAGGAAGAAAATATGATTTCCTCGATAAATATAAAACCGATGATGCTGATTATGTAATGGTTGTTCTCAATTCAACAGCTTCAACTGCAAAATATGTTGTAGACGAATTAAGAGAAGCGGGACATAAAGTTGGATTACTCAAACCTTGGGTTTTCACACCATTCCCTAAAAAAGAAATTTTAGCAGCATTAGAAGGTAAAAAAGCAGTAGTAGTATTAGATAGAGCTATGTCTTTTGGTAAAGAAGCTCCATTATACTCATTAGTTAAATCTGCTTTATATAAAGCAGAAGACAAACCAAAAATGGGTTCTTTTATTTACGGACTTGGCGGAAGAGATACAACACCAACAATGCTTCACGAAGCATTCGAAGCAGCTATGAATGACGAGCTTGATGAAGATACTCAGAAATACCTCGGTCTTAGAGAATAATTTGGAGGTGAAGGTTAAATGCCACTTAATTTACCACAATTAGTAGAATTTATTGAAAAGAACGATTGGCCTTTCACACAGGGTCATAGATTATGTCCAGGTTGTAATGCACCAATGGTAGCTAAATGGTCTACAATGACAGCAAAAGCTTTAGGTTATGAGCCTGTAGTTGGAGCTGCTACTGGATGTTTAGAAGTTTCATCAACAATATATCCATTTTCAGCATGGAATGTTCCATATATTCATAATGCTTTTGAAAATGTAGCTGCTACCATATCAGGAGCTGAAGCAGCCTATAGATCATTGTTGAATAGAGGAAAGTTAGATAATAAGAAGATTAAATTTATTGCTTTTGGTGGAGATGGAGGAACTTATGATATAGGTCTTCAATCTTTATCTGGAGCTATTGAAAGAGGACATGATTTTGTTTATGTACTTTATGACAATGAAGGCTATATGAATACAGGTAACCAAAGATCTGGTTCTACTCCAACTGGAGCAGATTCTACAACAGAACCAGTAGGTTCAAAAATACCTGGTAAACTTCAGTTCAAAAAATCTATTGTTGATATAGTAGCTGGCCATGAAGGTGTTTATGCTGCAACTGCATCAACATCAGAACCTATGGATTTCATCAAAAAAATGGAAAAAGCTTTAGAATTTGAAGGTCCAGCATTTATTGCTGTATTGGCTCCTTGTGTTAGATTCTGGAGGATCCCTGAAGATTCAGGACCAGAAATGACCAAATTGGCAGTAGAAACTAAATATTGGCCACTTTGGGAATACGATATGGGAGTATACAAAATAACAAGAAAGCCAAGAAACTTCAAACCATTAAAAGAATACATAACAAAACTGGGAAGATTCAACAAATTAATCAAGCAGCATAATTCTGATGTAATTATCGAAGAAATGCAAGAATATGTAAATGCTAAATGGGATAGGTTGTTAGCATTGGAAGAAATTTCAAAAGATAAACCTTTAAGAAAAAAAATATAATGATCGTAAACTAAGCGGGGATTATAAATCCCCGCTTTTTTAACATAAATCTAAGCGATTTATGATAAAATATATAATAGATCAATCAATATTTTTTTAGGAGGAAAAACATATGAATAACTGGTTCGTAAAACATGAGAAGCTAATCTCTATATTAATAGTTTCTCTTTTTGTAATTGGTATTATTTGGTGGTCAATAGGATCATATGTTTCCATGAATAATGGAGGAAATGCAGCTGGACAAAATCAAGAAATAACAAAAGAAAGTTCAGTTTTAGTTTTGACAAAAGATGGTGAAGAGTTGGATTATCCATATTGGATATTGGAAAGTGAACTAAACAACCATTACGAAAGTCAACTACAACAATATGAACAAGCTTATCAAAGGTCAATTGATCCGGTATTTGATTCTTTAAACCTTAAAACTTCTTTAGTTAATCAATTATATGACTTAAAAATCATTATGTACTATTCTAATGAAAATGACTTAAATCCAACAGATGAAGAAGTGGAAAATAGGATCAACGAAGAAATTGAAAGTTATATTTCTCAATTAAAATCAAATGAGTCAAACTGGAATCAACTAATGGAAAGATACGGTTCTGAAAAAGAAGTTAGAGATATTTTAAGGCAATCTATGAACGGAATGGAAACACAGGTTATGGTAGAAAAGGTTAGAGACAATGTAACAAATGTTTCAAGAGGGGATATCTTAACAGAAGTGGAAAATACTTTTGAAGATATTAAAAATGAAAAAGAAGAAGTCAACGCACAACATATACTGATTTCAGGTGAAGCCACTGCTAATAGCGTAAAAGATCAATTGGTTTCTGGAGAATTAAATTTTGCACAAGCAGCAGAAATGTACTCAGAAGATACTTCTAATGCGTCTGATGCAGGAAATCTTGGCTGGTTCAGCCATGGAGATATGGTCCCAGAATTTGAAAAAGCAGCTTTTGAAGCTTCTATTGGTGAAATTGTTGGACCAATTCAGACAAATTACGGTTACCATTTAATTAAAGTAAATGACAAAAAAACTTTTGAAACACCTGAAGATGTAATGAATGAAGAAACTGTTGTTCAAGAAATTAAAAATAAACTAACAGACGAAGCATTCGATAATTGGTTAGTTGAATACAAAGAAACAGAAAATTTTGGAAGAGCTTATTACAACGATGTTTTAGAATACGCATATAATTTCAACAACAACACAGAAAATGTAGAAGTCTTGGAAAATATTAGGTCTAACCTACAAAATGAAGTTTTTTATGATGATGGAACTG harbors:
- a CDS encoding 2-oxoacid:acceptor oxidoreductase family protein yields the protein MPEKYFEVRWHARAGQGAKSASQFLAEAALDAGKYSTSFPEYGAERSGAPMKAFNRISDIPVRVRSNVEKPDIVLVIDDTLLGNPELTAGLDEDKPLVVNTLMEPSKVRELTGFKGKIAVVPATDIALEEIKRGIPNTVMIGALVKLTEIVPLDSVKEKVTAAFSHKFSDEVVEANMRALERGYQEVKIDG
- the porD gene encoding pyruvate synthase subunit PorD, coding for MADAKGWKEVPIGGVVDRPGTAREYKTGTWRVMRPIVDQDKCIDCMQCWLYCPDMAIEGKMKEDKRRPKMIGINYDYCKGCGTCAKVCPVNAIDMKSENEFLK
- the porA gene encoding pyruvate ferredoxin oxidoreductase, encoding MPNKLAVTGANAVAHAMRQINPDVVAAYPITPQTPIVQYYADFVANGIVDTVMVPVESEHSAMSAVVGSAAAGARTMTATAANGLALMTEIVYIAASYRLPIVMPIVNRALSGPINIHCDHSDAMLVRDSGWLQFFSEDHQEAYDLTIIATKIAENDDVLLPAMVNLDGFITSHGVDIFEMLDDEVVRDFVGQWEPKYPLLNTEKPVTLGSLDLFDYYYEHHRQQEIGMEKAYELLPGVFEEFEKISGRKYDFLDKYKTDDADYVMVVLNSTASTAKYVVDELREAGHKVGLLKPWVFTPFPKKEILAALEGKKAVVVLDRAMSFGKEAPLYSLVKSALYKAEDKPKMGSFIYGLGGRDTTPTMLHEAFEAAMNDELDEDTQKYLGLRE
- a CDS encoding thiamine pyrophosphate-dependent enzyme gives rise to the protein MPLNLPQLVEFIEKNDWPFTQGHRLCPGCNAPMVAKWSTMTAKALGYEPVVGAATGCLEVSSTIYPFSAWNVPYIHNAFENVAATISGAEAAYRSLLNRGKLDNKKIKFIAFGGDGGTYDIGLQSLSGAIERGHDFVYVLYDNEGYMNTGNQRSGSTPTGADSTTEPVGSKIPGKLQFKKSIVDIVAGHEGVYAATASTSEPMDFIKKMEKALEFEGPAFIAVLAPCVRFWRIPEDSGPEMTKLAVETKYWPLWEYDMGVYKITRKPRNFKPLKEYITKLGRFNKLIKQHNSDVIIEEMQEYVNAKWDRLLALEEISKDKPLRKKI
- a CDS encoding peptidylprolyl isomerase — encoded protein: MNNWFVKHEKLISILIVSLFVIGIIWWSIGSYVSMNNGGNAAGQNQEITKESSVLVLTKDGEELDYPYWILESELNNHYESQLQQYEQAYQRSIDPVFDSLNLKTSLVNQLYDLKIIMYYSNENDLNPTDEEVENRINEEIESYISQLKSNESNWNQLMERYGSEKEVRDILRQSMNGMETQVMVEKVRDNVTNVSRGDILTEVENTFEDIKNEKEEVNAQHILISGEATANSVKDQLVSGELNFAQAAEMYSEDTSNASDAGNLGWFSHGDMVPEFEKAAFEASIGEIVGPIQTNYGYHLIKVNDKKTFETPEDVMNEETVVQEIKNKLTDEAFDNWLVEYKETENFGRAYYNDVLEYAYNFNNNTENVEVLENIRSNLQNEVFYDDGTVSIDSDTDYMALYINTSKALLNIYEERLTKVTQYISLKDRVEAPYLNMEIEAIDARIKEIDAELKAENIENEDALLDEKISLTDAKTYNNTLSVINELNLDSLEEAKEKKAELEDKVDTISENRTAVLEEMFYRYPSSNSVVQAYYQANPSDHNVKVAYSKLQIEQLKQYAGYLGAQNLASYFGNQIRDVVINISSVLSSKASTNTKLDAVEVGLDLSDLLEDDSLRLDYLKQLRNIDPNYFTDLEERIQELENTLNSTNTSTEE